A single window of Sinorhizobium sp. RAC02 DNA harbors:
- a CDS encoding DUF3800 domain-containing protein, producing MHLLYLDESGHSHDPSSEFFVLAGFSIFERQTHWLEAQIDPVAARFSSTNPRDIEFHGNPMRSGNGAWKGVPPNDRVQAVVDILSLLADKQLQLKVYACVLEKKLFSPNEILARSFEEVASCFDGYLKTLYKKKNPQRGLVILDKSSYEERIQTLSHVFKHVGHANGQLRNFAEVPLFLDSKASRLIQMADLIAYWIFRHYQSGDQRGYNLIKPYFARYGVGPVSGLRCHVTQETDTRLASLPLPTHPFPMATPKLISTKPDQISMF from the coding sequence TTGCATCTACTGTATCTGGACGAGTCAGGTCACTCACATGATCCAAGTTCGGAATTTTTTGTCCTTGCCGGATTCAGCATCTTTGAACGCCAAACGCATTGGCTGGAAGCTCAGATCGACCCGGTCGCGGCGCGGTTCAGTTCAACCAATCCTCGGGACATCGAGTTTCACGGAAATCCGATGCGGTCGGGAAATGGCGCCTGGAAAGGTGTGCCGCCGAACGACAGGGTTCAAGCTGTGGTCGACATCTTGTCGCTTTTAGCCGACAAGCAGCTACAATTGAAAGTATATGCGTGCGTTCTTGAGAAGAAGCTCTTTAGCCCCAATGAGATTTTGGCCCGCAGCTTCGAGGAAGTCGCTTCGTGCTTTGATGGATATCTGAAGACGCTTTACAAGAAAAAGAACCCACAGCGCGGACTCGTCATCCTCGATAAGAGCAGCTACGAGGAAAGAATTCAAACGTTGTCTCACGTCTTCAAGCATGTGGGACACGCCAATGGGCAGCTTCGGAATTTTGCGGAAGTGCCTCTCTTTCTGGATTCCAAGGCATCTCGCCTGATTCAGATGGCGGATTTGATCGCATACTGGATTTTTCGCCATTATCAATCAGGTGACCAGCGCGGTTATAACCTTATAAAGCCGTATTTTGCCCGGTATGGCGTCGGGCCGGTTTCCGGACTCCGTTGTCACGTTACCCAAGAAACCGATACCCGTCTCGCATCACTCCCTCTTCCCACGCATCCGTTTCCGATGGCAACGCCGAAACTCATCTCCACCAAGCCGGACCAAATCAGTATGTTTTGA
- a CDS encoding Swt1 family HEPN domain-containing protein — translation MANKSIADIAAGLGGGAFDKMMRDITESPTQKLLDAYRTPDFGALTGIPASPTLGVLDTYRQSETFKAMEALRETAVLGSKFAELQSSLDTAHSSLFGDPTWLRLQEQMSGIREKLVSGSSGGLLGGETKSAYSDFLALASAGSGISEAYARLAEQLSFRIDPALQSMSDLLALSVRTNQWASILTDVSVPNFAGLYSSQLEVARINEIRDAALAISQSSGASVHLSASLGLHSGLFGEFETTRLKLSAFAGAGDIHGYVAPSALSAYQNLFGEWRTRPDLPERFWRDPQMRRRMYEDADVDTGLAQAELSMALDVVIESGLTAGLRSKSGAIAIVSVGRVSMSIRSSDTRVDAYQALGTFEEELRDFITRKLAQKFGQKWFKQRVNGNLGGKAREIREAALRRGEGQTPLINYLDLGDLNAIILSGNNWSEVFESVFINREELNHDMQKLIASRRPTAHYRKLDGVRLVEAICVIERLTSQMNDDGAWLKALEDDE, via the coding sequence ATGGCGAATAAGAGTATTGCAGACATCGCAGCCGGTCTGGGCGGTGGTGCATTTGATAAAATGATGCGGGACATCACTGAATCGCCGACGCAAAAGCTTCTGGATGCTTATCGTACTCCTGATTTCGGAGCGCTCACCGGCATCCCCGCATCCCCAACACTGGGTGTACTGGACACATACCGCCAGTCCGAGACATTTAAGGCAATGGAAGCGCTTCGCGAAACGGCTGTTCTGGGCTCCAAATTCGCCGAACTGCAGTCGTCCCTGGACACGGCGCATAGCAGTTTGTTTGGCGACCCAACTTGGCTTCGACTGCAAGAACAAATGTCCGGGATTAGGGAAAAGCTTGTTTCGGGTTCATCGGGCGGGCTGCTGGGCGGGGAGACAAAAAGTGCGTATTCAGACTTTCTCGCACTGGCTTCTGCTGGCAGCGGAATTTCAGAAGCTTACGCGCGCCTTGCAGAGCAGCTGTCATTCCGAATTGATCCAGCGCTCCAGTCGATGAGCGACCTGCTTGCGCTGTCGGTCAGGACCAATCAGTGGGCGTCCATCCTCACTGATGTATCCGTGCCGAACTTTGCTGGCCTCTATTCCAGCCAACTCGAGGTAGCGAGGATCAATGAAATTCGCGACGCCGCACTGGCGATTTCGCAGAGCTCTGGCGCCAGTGTCCACCTAAGCGCATCCTTGGGCCTGCACAGCGGTCTCTTCGGAGAATTCGAAACGACACGATTGAAGTTGTCAGCCTTTGCAGGTGCCGGCGACATTCATGGCTACGTCGCACCAAGCGCACTATCAGCTTATCAGAACCTGTTTGGTGAATGGCGGACGCGTCCCGATCTTCCCGAGCGCTTTTGGAGAGACCCCCAAATGCGTCGGCGGATGTACGAGGACGCTGACGTCGATACCGGGCTCGCGCAGGCGGAGCTTTCGATGGCACTCGACGTCGTGATCGAAAGCGGGTTGACAGCTGGGTTGCGATCGAAGAGCGGGGCCATCGCGATCGTTTCGGTAGGGCGCGTCTCAATGTCAATCAGGTCGAGTGATACGCGTGTCGATGCTTATCAGGCGCTCGGAACTTTTGAGGAGGAATTGCGCGATTTTATCACGCGCAAACTCGCACAGAAGTTTGGCCAGAAGTGGTTCAAGCAACGCGTGAATGGCAACTTGGGCGGAAAGGCAAGGGAGATCCGGGAAGCAGCGCTGCGACGTGGAGAGGGGCAGACGCCACTGATCAACTATCTTGATCTTGGTGACCTGAACGCAATCATTCTCTCAGGAAACAACTGGTCCGAAGTCTTCGAAAGCGTGTTTATCAACCGCGAAGAACTGAACCACGACATGCAGAAGCTGATCGCGTCCAGGCGTCCGACAGCACATTACCGCAAGCTGGATGGCGTTCGTCTGGTGGAGGCCATTTGCGTGATCGAACGGCTCACCAGCCAGATGAATGACGACGGGGCGTGGTTGAAGGCGCTTGAGGACGACGAGTAG